The Metabacillus schmidteae genome includes a region encoding these proteins:
- a CDS encoding PH domain-containing protein: MGILDGLMGNVSEVDINSVEKELELVIIDNEKVEKAYKLIRDLIVFTNTRLILIDKQGVTGKKVEYHSIPYKSITHFSVETAGSFDLDAELKIWISSTANPVSKQFKKDKSIYDVQRALAMYVAKL; the protein is encoded by the coding sequence ATGGGAATTTTAGATGGTTTAATGGGGAATGTGTCAGAGGTTGATATTAACTCAGTTGAAAAAGAATTAGAATTAGTCATCATTGATAATGAAAAAGTTGAAAAAGCTTATAAATTAATCAGAGATTTAATTGTGTTCACTAATACCCGTTTAATACTAATTGATAAGCAAGGTGTTACAGGTAAAAAAGTAGAATATCATTCAATCCCTTATAAAAGTATTACACATTTTAGTGTAGAAACTGCTGGAAGCTTTGATTTAGACGCAGAATTAAAGATCTGGATATCTAGTACAGCTAATCCAGTTTCAAAACAATTCAAAAAAGACAAAAGTATATATGATGTGCAACGAGCGTTAGCCATGTATGTAGCGAAATTATAA
- a CDS encoding dicarboxylate/amino acid:cation symporter translates to MRLATKIIIGLIAGAIVGLVLNIVSPDVFKVLDTYVFTPLGQIFLNLINMLVVPIVFFSITLGVAGLGDPKKLGRIGFKTISFFLVTTAFAIIIGLSLAMIIQPGHVGNFDTEGASFEAEEAPSTGETLLNIIPSNPIQAFAEGNMLQIIAFSIFVGFGIAMLGKKAEALLTVVEQGNNLMMYLVNIVMKFAPYGTFGLIATAVGSQGLSAIKAMGLYMVVVVLALIIHSIVTYGSAVFFLAKYNPFSFFKKFSPAISVAFSTSSSNATLPVSMETAQKELNIPKSISSFVQPLGATINMDGTAIMQGVATIFIAQVYGVNLSTMELVTVVLTAVLASIGTAGVPGVGLILLAMVFSSVGLPVAGIGLILGIDRLLDMARTAVNITGDAACALVVSETEKKHMGMKEEMNKSM, encoded by the coding sequence TTGAGGCTGGCAACTAAAATAATTATAGGTTTAATAGCAGGTGCCATAGTAGGTCTTGTTTTAAACATTGTATCACCTGATGTTTTTAAAGTCCTTGATACCTATGTATTTACTCCACTAGGACAAATATTTTTAAATTTAATTAATATGCTCGTTGTACCTATAGTCTTTTTTTCCATTACACTCGGTGTTGCAGGTTTAGGTGATCCTAAAAAGCTTGGGAGAATTGGCTTTAAAACGATTTCTTTCTTTTTAGTGACAACAGCATTTGCGATAATTATTGGTTTATCTCTTGCCATGATCATACAGCCTGGCCATGTAGGAAACTTTGATACAGAAGGAGCTTCGTTTGAAGCAGAAGAAGCACCATCTACTGGAGAAACATTACTGAACATCATCCCGTCTAACCCTATTCAAGCCTTTGCTGAAGGCAATATGCTCCAAATCATTGCGTTTTCCATCTTTGTTGGATTTGGTATAGCTATGCTAGGAAAGAAAGCAGAAGCTTTGCTAACTGTAGTGGAGCAGGGAAATAACCTCATGATGTATTTAGTGAACATTGTCATGAAGTTCGCACCCTATGGAACATTCGGTTTAATTGCAACAGCTGTAGGAAGTCAAGGTCTATCGGCAATTAAAGCAATGGGATTATACATGGTTGTCGTCGTTTTAGCGCTAATTATCCATTCTATCGTCACATATGGTTCAGCTGTATTTTTCTTAGCAAAATATAACCCATTCTCTTTCTTTAAGAAGTTTTCTCCTGCCATAAGTGTTGCATTTAGTACTTCCAGTAGTAATGCAACATTACCAGTCTCAATGGAAACAGCACAAAAAGAGTTGAACATTCCTAAATCAATAAGCAGCTTTGTTCAACCCCTTGGAGCTACCATAAATATGGATGGAACAGCCATTATGCAAGGAGTAGCCACCATTTTTATTGCACAGGTTTATGGTGTAAATTTATCAACTATGGAGTTAGTAACGGTTGTATTAACGGCTGTGCTGGCAAGTATCGGTACGGCTGGAGTACCTGGTGTAGGTTTAATTTTATTAGCAATGGTATTTAGTTCTGTAGGTTTACCTGTTGCTGGTATTGGTTTGATTTTAGGAATCGACCGTTTATTAGATATGGCTCGTACGGCAGTTAATATTACTGGGGATGCGGCATGTGCTTTGGTTGTGTCTGAGACTGAGAAGAAGCATATGGGGATGAAGGAAGAAATGAATAAAAGTATGTAG